A genomic region of Ornithorhynchus anatinus isolate Pmale09 chromosome 7, mOrnAna1.pri.v4, whole genome shotgun sequence contains the following coding sequences:
- the LOC100074843 gene encoding alpha-aspartyl dipeptidase-like codes for MAAPPRRLLLASNSSLHGQGYLAHCEPQLRTFFGPEVKRILFVPYALHDRDAYAKTVREKFEALGYGLDSIHESSDPIEAVRKCEAIFIGGGNTFRLLKTLYDNNLIPEIRKRVLQAGVPYMGSSAGTNVATASISTTNDMPIVFPPSLEALGFVPFNINPHYLDPIPGSTHMGETREDRIRQFHEEANTPPVLGLREGSLLLVEGDKATLLGRTKARLFMRGKTPTEHEPGTDFSFLLKI; via the exons ATGGCCGCCCCTCCGCGCCGTCTGCTGCTCGCCTCCAACTCCAGCCTGCACGGACAAGGCTACCTGGCCCACTGCGAACCGCAACTGCGGACCTTCTTCGGACC agaagtgaagagaatccTCTTTGTTCCTTATGCCTTGCACGACCGAGATGCCTATGCCAAGACCGTCAGAGAAAAGTTTGAAGCGTTAG GATATGGACTAGACAGTATTCATGAGTCTTCTGATCCTATTGAAGCTGTGAGGAAATGTGAAGCAATATTTATAG GTGGCGGTAACACTTTCAGACTTCTGAAAACTCTCTACGACAATAATTTGATCCCAGAGATTAGGAAGAGAGTCTTGCAG GCAGGTGTTCCATATATGGGGTCTAGTGCTGGAACAAACGTAGCAACCGCCAGCATCAGCACAACCAATGATATGCCCATCGTCTTCCCTCCTTCATTAGAAGCTCTTGGATTTGTCCCTTTTAACATCAATCCCCACTATCTGGATCCAATCCCCGGCAGCACACACATGGGG gAGACACGTGAGGATCGTATTCGCCAATTCCACGAGGAAGCCAACACCCCTCCTGTATTG GGTTTACGTGAAGGATCCCTGTTGCTGGTGGAAGGAGACAAAGCAACTCTTCTTGGAAGAACCAAAGCTCGGCTCTTTATGAG GGGCAAAACACCAacggagcatgagcctggaacaGATTTCAGTTTCCTGCTGAAGATCTAG